One genomic region from Fictibacillus marinisediminis encodes:
- a CDS encoding amidase family protein, translating to MVNHSTFVLEETTIADIQNAIDRQELTSVQLVCLYLKQISLHNHRGSNINAVIEVNPDALHIAESLDAERLQKGKRSPLHGIPVLLKDNINTGDAMHTSAGSLALADSYADEDAFIAAKLREAGAIILGKTNMTEWANFMTENMPNGFSSRGGQVLNPYGPGSFDVSGSSSGSGAAVAANFAAAAIGTETSGSILCPASANSIIGIKPTTGLLSRFGIIPISSSQDTAGPMARTVTDAAILLGGMTGVDNRDPATHKSIHAFETDYTKHLKETALNGARIGVSYHYCTKELSSSEKERFDDSIEVIKQQGCEIVIIDSATPLEHEEWDYNVLLYEFKSGINHYLKQHTRLDSITSLKDIMAFNNTNAAKCLRYGQVLLEESEKTSGTFTECDYLESRMNDLRKSRELGIDKVLKEFQLDALLYPGDTGYGFSAKAGYPSISVPAGYDENGRPIGIVFTSSAFKEPELIGFAYSFEQATKHRVTPKL from the coding sequence ATGGTCAATCATTCAACATTTGTTCTTGAAGAAACAACGATTGCGGACATTCAGAATGCTATTGATCGCCAAGAACTAACATCTGTGCAGCTTGTATGTCTTTACCTTAAACAAATATCCCTTCACAATCACCGTGGATCTAATATTAATGCCGTGATCGAGGTCAATCCCGATGCTCTTCATATCGCAGAATCACTGGACGCCGAAAGACTGCAAAAAGGAAAACGCAGTCCTCTCCATGGTATACCTGTTCTGCTAAAGGACAACATCAACACAGGTGATGCGATGCATACCAGTGCCGGTTCCCTCGCACTTGCTGATTCCTATGCTGACGAGGATGCTTTCATAGCAGCTAAACTTAGGGAGGCTGGTGCAATCATACTTGGAAAAACGAACATGACCGAGTGGGCCAACTTCATGACAGAAAACATGCCGAACGGCTTCAGTTCCCGTGGTGGACAAGTTCTAAATCCATATGGCCCGGGATCGTTTGATGTCAGCGGTTCAAGCTCAGGATCTGGAGCTGCTGTTGCTGCCAATTTTGCAGCAGCTGCGATCGGAACAGAAACTTCGGGATCTATTCTTTGCCCCGCTTCGGCAAACAGCATCATTGGCATTAAACCTACTACAGGATTACTCTCGCGTTTCGGCATTATACCCATCTCGTCTAGCCAGGATACGGCCGGTCCGATGGCCAGAACGGTAACTGATGCGGCAATACTGCTCGGTGGCATGACGGGAGTGGATAACAGAGATCCAGCGACACACAAATCTATTCACGCATTTGAAACGGATTATACTAAACATTTGAAGGAAACAGCGCTTAATGGTGCAAGGATTGGTGTTTCTTACCATTATTGCACAAAAGAACTCTCTTCTTCTGAAAAGGAACGTTTCGATGATTCAATCGAGGTCATCAAACAGCAAGGGTGCGAAATCGTAATCATCGACTCTGCCACCCCTTTAGAGCATGAGGAATGGGACTATAATGTACTTCTGTATGAGTTTAAATCAGGAATCAACCATTATTTAAAGCAGCACACGCGGCTTGATTCCATCACTTCTTTAAAAGATATCATGGCCTTTAATAACACTAATGCAGCAAAATGTTTGCGCTATGGACAAGTTCTTTTGGAGGAAAGTGAAAAAACATCGGGTACATTCACGGAATGTGATTATTTGGAAAGCCGGATGAATGATCTTCGAAAATCCAGAGAACTGGGGATTGATAAAGTGTTGAAAGAATTCCAGCTGGATGCCCTGCTTTACCCTGGAGATACCGGATACGGTTTTTCAGCTAAAGCAGGATACCCATCGATCAGTGTGCCTGCAGGCTATGATGAAAACGGCAGGCCGATCGGTATTGTCTTTACCTCTTCAGCCTTTAAAGAGCCAGAGTTAATCGGGTTTGCCTACTCTTTTGAACAAGCAACAAAGCACAGAGTCACCCCAAAACTCTAA
- a CDS encoding DUF6081 family protein: MDKSNQAVKDQQKKILGNFQSILSNDQSWRTGGFPQPDGGFHEFREPEAVVIVRNDHLYVRANPLTRSHSRIQFLDNAKHMYYSNETYAAPEVGSISFEISIRARTENTVPNDLYDGFVSLNLLDFSTGAALDFFAGNEKYASVYGILPFPGVEVPDSGQTKYFCIFKEETDFKKREFNTYKIIYHRGKDEVVFLVNGQEVRKETNVPLKFNSFTVALGLMTEKDLSPEGSTSLHGQGIIGEWSPITITINE; encoded by the coding sequence ATGGACAAATCAAATCAAGCTGTTAAAGATCAACAGAAAAAGATATTAGGAAACTTTCAATCCATATTATCGAATGATCAATCCTGGCGTACAGGAGGATTTCCTCAGCCAGATGGAGGCTTCCATGAGTTTAGAGAGCCTGAAGCTGTTGTCATTGTGAGGAATGATCACTTGTATGTCCGTGCTAATCCTTTGACCAGGTCACATTCCCGCATACAATTCCTCGACAACGCCAAACATATGTACTATTCGAATGAAACATATGCAGCCCCAGAGGTTGGCTCTATCTCTTTTGAAATTTCCATCCGTGCAAGGACAGAAAATACGGTTCCTAATGATCTATACGATGGCTTTGTTTCCTTGAATCTTTTGGATTTCAGTACAGGTGCAGCACTTGATTTTTTCGCCGGAAATGAGAAATATGCCAGTGTCTATGGTATATTGCCCTTCCCTGGAGTCGAGGTTCCAGATTCAGGACAAACGAAATATTTTTGCATTTTTAAAGAAGAAACCGACTTTAAGAAACGGGAATTTAATACATATAAGATTATTTATCACAGAGGAAAAGATGAGGTTGTCTTTTTGGTTAACGGGCAAGAGGTTCGAAAAGAAACGAATGTCCCGCTTAAATTCAACAGCTTTACTGTTGCACTGGGGCTCATGACGGAAAAAGATTTGTCACCTGAAGGCAGCACTTCGCTGCATGGGCAAGGAATTATCGGTGAATGGTCTCCTATAACGATCACAATTAACGAATAA
- a CDS encoding DUF2203 domain-containing protein, whose protein sequence is MKYFTVEEANQLLPVISRELESLQQLQHSFVQFYDELERLRLSENPPNDDFFTIESKLDFMEIEAQSYIHNIHSFGAELKDIHSGLVDFPAIIGDKEVLLCWKQGEPAITYYHGKEDGYINRKSLEN, encoded by the coding sequence ATGAAATATTTCACTGTTGAAGAAGCGAATCAGCTTCTGCCAGTCATTTCACGTGAGTTAGAAAGCCTTCAGCAGCTTCAGCATTCGTTTGTACAATTTTATGATGAATTAGAACGATTGCGTTTATCTGAAAATCCCCCGAATGATGATTTTTTTACCATCGAAAGCAAACTGGATTTTATGGAAATTGAAGCTCAAAGCTACATCCATAACATTCATTCTTTTGGTGCTGAACTAAAGGATATCCATTCAGGCCTAGTTGATTTTCCAGCTATTATAGGGGATAAAGAAGTGCTGCTTTGCTGGAAGCAGGGAGAACCTGCAATCACGTATTATCATGGAAAAGAAGACGGTTATATCAACCGGAAATCTCTGGAAAATTAA
- a CDS encoding rhodanese-related sulfurtransferase: MSNEMQKPYRILLYYKYVPIEEHEYFARKHLKYCKELGVLGRIIIAPEGINGTISGTVEQTEQYMRDMKSDPRFADMVYKIDESDEHAFKKMFVRPKKELVTWRLDEDVDPNELTGKRLSPKEWMEMIQRDDVVIVDGRNDYEYEIGHFRNAIRPDVKASRDFPKWVRENLHQFKDKKVLTYCTGGIRCEKFSGFLLQEGFEDVYQLHGGIVTYGKDEETKGRFWDGKMYVFDERISVPVNRTEEDVVIAKCYYCGKTEDRYVNCANPDCNRQHVCCEECESKYKRSCSDECREHPNNRYEIENEVPEKKAQ, encoded by the coding sequence ATGTCAAACGAAATGCAAAAGCCATATCGAATTTTACTTTATTATAAATATGTTCCAATTGAAGAACATGAATATTTTGCCCGAAAACACTTAAAGTATTGTAAAGAATTAGGTGTTCTAGGCAGAATTATTATTGCTCCTGAAGGGATTAATGGAACGATCTCAGGAACAGTGGAGCAGACAGAGCAATATATGAGGGACATGAAAAGTGATCCCCGTTTTGCTGACATGGTATATAAAATTGACGAGAGTGACGAGCATGCGTTTAAAAAAATGTTCGTACGTCCTAAAAAAGAGCTTGTAACCTGGCGCCTCGATGAAGATGTCGACCCTAATGAATTAACAGGGAAACGGTTAAGCCCAAAAGAATGGATGGAAATGATCCAGAGAGATGATGTCGTGATCGTAGATGGAAGAAACGACTACGAATATGAGATCGGCCATTTCCGAAATGCCATCCGGCCGGATGTTAAAGCATCCCGTGATTTTCCAAAATGGGTGAGAGAAAACCTTCACCAATTCAAAGATAAAAAAGTCCTCACATACTGTACTGGAGGAATTCGCTGTGAGAAATTCTCCGGCTTCCTCCTGCAGGAAGGTTTTGAAGATGTTTACCAGCTTCACGGCGGTATTGTCACATACGGAAAAGACGAGGAAACGAAAGGCCGTTTCTGGGATGGTAAAATGTACGTCTTTGATGAGCGGATTTCAGTACCGGTCAACCGAACAGAAGAAGATGTGGTAATCGCGAAATGCTACTATTGCGGTAAAACAGAAGATCGTTATGTTAACTGTGCGAATCCGGATTGCAATCGACAACATGTTTGCTGTGAAGAATGTGAATCGAAATATAAACGATCTTGTTCCGATGAATGCCGAGAGCATCCGAATAACCGCTATGAAATTGAAAACGAAGTTCCAGAAAAAAAAGCACAATAA
- a CDS encoding DeoR/GlpR family DNA-binding transcription regulator, translating to MLYTLRQEIILSLMEKQKVVTLEELVQETGSSESTIRRDLDRLEKAKKLKRIHGGASRIEDKSEEPSVEEKNLRNMKEKRVIAQYAASIIEEHECVYLDAGTTTLQMISYLNPSNLIVVTNGIQLVGPLVEKGISTYLVGGLIKSKTGAMIGSGAIKSLENYRFDKCFIGINGIHEEWGYTTPDPEESILKQKVLELSQESFVLADPSKFGKSTFSKVASLQEASIITVKSNIQLSSYEKKTIVKAVEF from the coding sequence ATGTTATATACATTGCGGCAAGAAATTATTCTTTCACTTATGGAAAAACAAAAAGTAGTTACACTTGAAGAGCTTGTTCAGGAAACCGGTTCTTCAGAGTCAACGATCCGCAGAGATTTGGACAGACTTGAAAAAGCAAAAAAACTAAAACGCATTCATGGGGGAGCATCCAGGATAGAAGATAAATCGGAAGAACCGTCCGTAGAAGAAAAAAATCTTAGAAACATGAAAGAAAAACGGGTGATCGCCCAATATGCCGCTTCTATTATTGAAGAACATGAATGTGTTTATCTTGATGCCGGCACGACAACACTCCAAATGATATCTTACTTAAATCCCTCAAATCTCATTGTGGTGACGAACGGCATTCAGCTGGTTGGTCCACTAGTAGAAAAAGGAATATCTACTTATCTGGTCGGAGGGCTGATTAAATCTAAAACTGGAGCCATGATCGGCAGCGGTGCCATAAAAAGTCTTGAGAATTACCGGTTTGACAAATGCTTTATCGGTATTAATGGTATTCACGAAGAATGGGGTTACACGACGCCAGATCCTGAAGAGTCCATTTTAAAGCAGAAGGTGCTGGAACTCTCACAAGAAAGTTTTGTTTTAGCGGACCCCTCGAAATTCGGAAAAAGCACGTTTTCGAAAGTAGCTTCACTGCAAGAAGCGTCCATCATCACAGTGAAAAGCAACATTCAACTGTCATCTTATGAAAAGAAGACGATTGTAAAGGCGGTGGAATTTTGA
- the pfkB gene encoding 1-phosphofructokinase, producing MIYTVTLNPSIDYFVKVNELNEGSINLADEQNIVAGGKGINVSKVLKNLGIESIATGFIGGFTGDYIEQSLQKDNIGTQFVRVHEQSRINIKLNTGKETEINGISPEISSVDLSLLEKTLFSKLKEDDFVVLAGSLPSSLPANFYGQLIADIRSKGSHVLLDTKGNPLQEALKHHPFLIKPNHHELGDLVGAAIENPSDAVFYGKQLIHEGAENVLVSMAGQGAVFVSKTISAYANVPSGIVKNSVGAGDSVVAGFLANYTQHQNLLEAFMYGVTAGSASAFSAGFCTAAEIERYLPEVKVEVIEGA from the coding sequence TTGATCTATACAGTTACCTTAAATCCTTCCATTGATTATTTTGTTAAAGTCAATGAGTTGAATGAAGGATCCATCAACCTGGCTGACGAGCAGAACATCGTGGCCGGCGGTAAAGGAATAAACGTTTCAAAAGTTTTAAAAAACCTTGGAATCGAAAGTATTGCCACAGGCTTTATAGGCGGTTTTACAGGGGATTATATTGAACAGTCTCTTCAGAAAGATAACATAGGCACACAGTTTGTCAGAGTTCATGAACAGTCAAGAATCAACATTAAACTAAACACAGGGAAAGAAACAGAGATTAACGGGATCTCCCCCGAGATAAGCTCAGTTGATCTCTCTTTGCTGGAGAAGACTTTATTTTCCAAATTAAAGGAAGATGACTTTGTTGTACTAGCAGGCAGTCTTCCTTCAAGTTTACCTGCCAATTTTTATGGTCAACTAATAGCAGACATCCGATCGAAAGGATCTCATGTCCTATTGGATACCAAGGGAAATCCATTGCAGGAAGCATTAAAGCATCATCCGTTTTTAATTAAACCAAACCATCATGAACTTGGAGATCTTGTTGGTGCAGCCATTGAAAATCCATCTGATGCTGTATTTTATGGCAAGCAGCTGATTCATGAAGGTGCGGAAAACGTCTTAGTTTCCATGGCGGGCCAAGGTGCTGTTTTTGTATCAAAAACAATTTCTGCGTATGCCAATGTTCCATCTGGAATCGTAAAAAACTCAGTCGGTGCAGGCGATTCCGTAGTAGCAGGTTTTTTAGCAAATTACACTCAGCATCAAAATCTATTGGAGGCCTTTATGTATGGTGTCACTGCCGGCAGTGCTTCCGCTTTTTCAGCTGGATTCTGCACAGCCGCTGAAATCGAGAGATATCTGCCTGAAGTTAAGGTAGAAGTTATAGAGGGGGCATAA
- a CDS encoding PTS fructose transporter subunit IIABC: MKITELITKETIKLHLESKEKADVIDELVQKLDEAGKLNNRKAYKEAIMARESQSTTGIGEGIAIPHAKTAAVQSPAIAFGRSVDGLDYDSLDGQPSKLFFMIAASEGANNEHLETLSKLSTFLMDMKFREGLLHAKDEDEIIAMINEKEEAEEAGKEKDAGPFEIEKDQPLLLAVTACPTGIAHTYMAADSLKAKAAELGMLLKVETNGSSGVKNKITSTEIERATAIIVAADKQVEMERFSGKTLIQVPVAQAIRNPESLLKDAAAKKGTVYNPGNRPSGSENEGQTKQKSAFYRHLMNGVSNMLPFVVGGGILIAISFMFGIHSADPKDPSYNQFAAALDTIGGKTAFALMVAVLAGFIARSIADSPGFAPGMVGGFLASTGQSGFLGGLIAGFLAGYIVLGLKRLLAWLPTSLEGIKPVLLYPVFGILLTGLIMIFVINGPVHALNVALSDWLQGLGKGNAILVGLLLGGMMAIDMGGPINKAAFTFGIAMIDAGNFAPHAAIMAGGMVPPLGLAIATTIFKNKFTKQEREAGKTCYVMGLSFITEGAIPFAAADPGRVIPSIVAGSATAGALTMLFGIGLRAPHGGVFVIPFVEGNPLLYGLAILIGAIVTAVLVGFWKKPVQQ; encoded by the coding sequence ATGAAAATTACAGAATTAATCACGAAAGAAACGATAAAACTTCATCTTGAATCGAAGGAAAAAGCAGATGTGATAGATGAACTGGTTCAGAAATTGGATGAAGCAGGAAAACTGAATAATAGGAAAGCTTATAAAGAAGCTATAATGGCCAGAGAATCACAAAGCACGACAGGGATTGGAGAAGGCATCGCCATTCCGCATGCCAAAACTGCTGCAGTCCAATCTCCTGCCATTGCCTTCGGAAGAAGTGTGGATGGGCTTGATTATGATTCCCTGGACGGCCAGCCTTCCAAGCTGTTTTTTATGATTGCCGCCAGTGAAGGAGCCAACAATGAGCATCTTGAAACGTTATCCAAGCTCTCTACATTTTTGATGGATATGAAGTTTCGTGAAGGGCTTCTTCATGCAAAAGATGAAGATGAGATCATAGCGATGATCAACGAAAAAGAAGAGGCTGAGGAAGCAGGAAAGGAAAAGGATGCTGGACCTTTTGAAATTGAAAAAGATCAGCCGTTGCTTCTTGCCGTTACTGCCTGCCCTACAGGAATTGCCCATACCTATATGGCTGCAGATTCTCTAAAAGCAAAGGCAGCCGAATTAGGTATGCTGTTAAAAGTAGAAACAAATGGCTCAAGCGGTGTAAAGAACAAAATAACCTCCACAGAAATTGAAAGGGCCACGGCCATTATTGTTGCTGCTGATAAACAAGTGGAAATGGAACGTTTCAGCGGAAAAACACTGATACAAGTACCTGTAGCACAGGCAATCAGAAATCCAGAAAGCCTGCTGAAAGATGCAGCGGCTAAAAAGGGAACCGTTTACAATCCAGGAAACAGGCCATCGGGCTCAGAAAACGAAGGGCAAACGAAACAAAAGTCGGCCTTTTACCGCCATCTTATGAATGGTGTGTCCAATATGCTTCCGTTTGTAGTCGGAGGAGGTATCCTGATTGCCATCTCCTTTATGTTTGGTATCCATTCTGCCGATCCCAAAGATCCTTCTTACAACCAGTTTGCAGCTGCACTCGATACGATCGGAGGAAAAACAGCCTTTGCATTGATGGTAGCCGTTCTTGCCGGTTTTATTGCAAGAAGCATTGCTGACAGTCCTGGATTCGCACCGGGAATGGTCGGAGGATTCTTGGCATCAACGGGCCAAAGCGGATTTTTAGGTGGACTAATCGCTGGATTTCTTGCAGGGTACATCGTCCTTGGGCTGAAAAGACTGCTGGCATGGCTGCCAACTTCTCTTGAAGGAATTAAACCTGTCCTTCTCTATCCTGTTTTTGGTATTCTACTTACCGGATTGATTATGATCTTCGTTATAAACGGACCTGTACACGCATTGAATGTAGCGCTATCTGACTGGCTGCAAGGATTAGGAAAAGGGAATGCCATCCTGGTGGGCTTGCTGCTCGGAGGAATGATGGCGATTGATATGGGAGGACCGATCAACAAAGCAGCCTTTACATTTGGTATTGCAATGATTGATGCAGGTAACTTCGCTCCCCATGCTGCCATTATGGCAGGCGGTATGGTTCCGCCACTCGGATTAGCCATTGCAACCACTATTTTTAAAAACAAGTTTACAAAGCAAGAACGTGAAGCCGGAAAAACATGCTATGTTATGGGGCTTTCCTTCATTACCGAGGGAGCCATTCCATTTGCCGCTGCGGACCCGGGACGTGTGATCCCGTCCATCGTTGCAGGTTCTGCTACAGCGGGAGCGTTGACTATGCTGTTTGGTATCGGTCTGCGGGCACCTCATGGAGGAGTATTTGTTATCCCGTTTGTTGAAGGCAATCCTCTTCTATATGGCCTCGCAATCTTAATTGGAGCCATCGTGACAGCGGTCCTTGTCGGGTTCTGGAAAAAACCTGTTCAGCAATAA
- the kapB gene encoding kinase-associated lipoprotein B — protein sequence MEQIEPGMKVTALYKTGKYIGEAEQIKNGKVLVSVLSVLKHPRQGDLHNPNQSDVPFFHQRKALALHEKTWAPIHSVKPFDGEIPEYSSSLKAAFDEHLLEIEETDNQWAQKSLEELKKLKKEYKL from the coding sequence ATGGAGCAGATTGAACCAGGCATGAAAGTGACGGCGCTTTATAAAACGGGGAAATACATAGGTGAAGCAGAACAAATAAAAAATGGAAAGGTGCTTGTCAGTGTTCTCTCTGTATTGAAACACCCTAGACAAGGTGATCTGCATAATCCGAACCAATCGGATGTTCCGTTCTTTCATCAAAGAAAAGCACTGGCCCTGCATGAAAAGACATGGGCTCCCATCCATTCGGTAAAACCATTTGATGGAGAGATTCCCGAGTATTCTTCCTCGCTAAAAGCTGCATTTGATGAACATCTTCTTGAAATAGAGGAAACAGACAATCAGTGGGCTCAAAAATCTTTAGAAGAATTAAAGAAGCTTAAAAAAGAATACAAGCTATAG
- the nadE gene encoding ammonia-dependent NAD(+) synthetase, with translation MNETQQKIIQDLGVKPEIRPREEIQNRVGFMKEYLKKNGLQGFVLGISGGQDSSLAGKLAQLAINELKEETNDQNYQFIAVRLPYGVQKDEEDAQRALKFIQPDRTLTVNIKGAVDASAQAFHDATGGKITDFLKGNIKARERMKVQYDIAAANKSLVIGTDHAAEAITGFFTKYGDGACDLVPLTGLSKRQGKALLKELGADEKLYLKVPTADLEDDKPLVPDETALGITYEELDDYLEGKEVSPESKEKIEHRYMITEHKRRLPAAPDDTWWK, from the coding sequence ATGAATGAGACACAGCAAAAAATTATTCAGGACCTCGGAGTAAAACCTGAAATTAGACCGCGGGAAGAAATTCAGAACCGTGTAGGCTTTATGAAAGAGTATTTAAAAAAGAACGGTCTGCAAGGCTTTGTTCTAGGCATCAGCGGAGGCCAGGATTCATCGCTCGCCGGGAAACTTGCACAGCTGGCAATCAACGAATTAAAAGAAGAAACCAATGATCAAAACTATCAGTTTATTGCAGTCCGGCTGCCGTACGGAGTACAAAAAGATGAAGAAGATGCACAGCGTGCATTAAAATTTATCCAGCCAGATAGAACCCTTACCGTTAATATTAAGGGAGCGGTCGATGCATCTGCTCAAGCGTTTCATGATGCAACCGGCGGGAAAATAACAGATTTTCTAAAAGGCAACATCAAAGCGAGAGAGCGAATGAAGGTTCAATATGATATTGCTGCAGCAAATAAATCTCTTGTTATTGGAACCGATCATGCAGCCGAGGCTATTACGGGCTTCTTTACAAAGTATGGGGACGGAGCCTGTGACCTTGTTCCGCTCACAGGCCTTAGCAAAAGGCAAGGTAAGGCTTTATTGAAAGAGCTAGGGGCAGACGAAAAACTTTATTTGAAAGTACCTACCGCCGATTTGGAAGACGACAAGCCGCTCGTACCGGATGAAACCGCTCTTGGAATTACTTATGAAGAACTGGATGATTACTTGGAAGGCAAAGAAGTATCACCTGAATCGAAAGAAAAAATTGAACATCGGTATATGATTACTGAGCACAAGCGCCGTTTGCCTGCAGCTCCTGATGATACTTGGTGGAAATAA
- a CDS encoding MFS transporter — MRFKDFHPNIKIRIVESLLSGSIGAMIYPFMAIYLAERVGESLTGILLIINIAVGFLVGFYGGYYADTIGRKKIMAIAETLRFASVLIMAGANGPWVHSEMAAAYITIAMMMVNSICWGLAGPAASAMLIDVSTPENRKFMYGITYWTNNLSIALGGLAGGYLFKDYLFELLVGLSIVSMVSVILVVFFIKETYVPVKKTVKKSVLADILSSYRIVFKDTTFILFIVAYLLVLSLEFHLSNYVSVRLSQDMPVQKLFNFSVDGFNMLGILRTENTLLVVLLAVLVSKITSRFKDKRVFFLGLALYIVGYLTISYSNHGLILLTVMVIATVGELMFVPIEQSYLADIPPDDLRSSYMAVSGMVYRGAMTIAAVSITLGHFIPRMGMTLIFMLMACTGIAIFVKVLPSLEEKRTKQKQTA; from the coding sequence ATGCGTTTTAAAGATTTTCACCCCAATATTAAAATCCGGATTGTTGAATCACTGCTCTCGGGCTCCATAGGAGCAATGATCTATCCTTTTATGGCTATTTATTTAGCAGAAAGAGTTGGTGAATCCCTAACTGGCATATTGTTAATTATCAATATAGCGGTTGGCTTCCTGGTGGGGTTTTACGGCGGTTATTACGCAGACACCATTGGCCGTAAGAAAATCATGGCCATTGCAGAGACGTTAAGATTTGCTAGTGTACTGATTATGGCAGGAGCAAATGGCCCATGGGTACATTCAGAAATGGCCGCTGCTTACATAACCATAGCCATGATGATGGTTAACAGCATCTGCTGGGGACTGGCAGGCCCTGCGGCCAGTGCGATGCTGATTGATGTGAGCACTCCAGAGAACCGAAAATTCATGTATGGTATTACCTATTGGACAAATAATCTTTCAATTGCTCTTGGGGGTTTGGCAGGAGGCTACTTGTTTAAGGATTATCTTTTTGAATTGCTTGTCGGCCTATCCATTGTTTCGATGGTATCCGTTATTCTTGTCGTATTTTTTATCAAGGAAACCTATGTTCCTGTGAAGAAGACCGTAAAGAAAAGCGTACTGGCTGATATTTTATCCAGCTATAGAATCGTTTTTAAAGATACAACTTTCATTTTGTTTATCGTTGCTTATTTATTGGTCTTATCTCTTGAATTTCATTTATCAAACTATGTTTCTGTCCGCTTAAGCCAAGATATGCCTGTTCAGAAATTATTCAACTTCTCAGTAGATGGCTTCAACATGCTGGGAATTCTGAGAACAGAAAACACATTGCTTGTCGTACTTCTTGCTGTTCTGGTCAGCAAGATCACTTCGCGCTTCAAAGACAAACGTGTTTTCTTTCTAGGACTTGCCTTGTATATTGTGGGTTACTTAACCATTTCCTACAGCAATCATGGCTTGATTCTGCTAACAGTTATGGTCATCGCTACGGTTGGAGAATTGATGTTTGTTCCGATTGAACAGTCCTATCTTGCCGACATTCCTCCCGATGATCTCCGCAGTTCTTACATGGCGGTGAGCGGAATGGTATACCGGGGAGCAATGACCATTGCCGCAGTCAGCATTACACTCGGCCATTTTATCCCTCGAATGGGGATGACCCTTATATTCATGTTAATGGCTTGTACAGGAATTGCCATTTTTGTTAAAGTGCTGCCGTCTCTGGAGGAAAAACGCACGAAGCAAAAACAAACAGCCTAA
- a CDS encoding Lrp/AsnC family transcriptional regulator, producing MMDNTDKKIIEVLSNNGRMTMKELGEKVHLTGQAASSRVLKLEDEGIIEGYTVRMNYKKFGFTLHCFINIFTKNVHHQPYLTFLDAQKEFVINNFKISGDGCYLLECRFPSNEILDQFLVKLNEHVNYKLSIVINRA from the coding sequence GTGATGGACAATACCGATAAAAAAATCATAGAAGTTCTTTCAAATAATGGCCGAATGACCATGAAAGAACTTGGGGAAAAGGTTCATTTAACAGGCCAGGCTGCTTCATCAAGGGTTTTGAAATTAGAAGATGAAGGCATCATAGAAGGATATACGGTTCGGATGAATTATAAAAAATTCGGCTTTACTCTTCATTGTTTTATCAATATATTTACTAAAAATGTTCATCATCAGCCGTATTTAACGTTTTTGGATGCGCAAAAGGAGTTTGTCATAAATAACTTCAAAATAAGCGGAGATGGCTGCTACCTTCTGGAGTGCAGGTTTCCATCCAATGAAATACTCGATCAATTTCTGGTTAAGTTAAACGAACATGTTAATTATAAACTTTCCATTGTTATTAACCGTGCATGA